The Leptospira barantonii genome includes a region encoding these proteins:
- a CDS encoding polymorphic toxin-type HINT domain-containing protein, whose amino-acid sequence MVQTIATGKTQHSTRNETSERLWGAVTDFADQLSGNFSSDAGWMEKDLKTGEMVFKQRTCFVAGTLVHTKDGLKKIEEIQVGDAVISWNEKTDELEFNRVVETYIRKTDRIYKLTYENGRVVETTSTHPFYIEDKGWVEAYKLLIGDKSVLSNGTTTSIASIQIISGQETVYNFQVENAHTYFVTEDGILVHNAGLGYKKTLWDGSSGEYTGKQLILGANKVLGFDVYGGKEYQERRRSDGSLEYVHITQVEGDDGKKYAHERSYRWDTSGNRYEDNYIWSGNGRNRKTDGEKTVGANGSVIYHSETKTNAKGEVIGNKLYGDNGLFTSGYISRSDYQTPDGNVRRSELYTATTTRQGATNNVSVSVTRNMHQNGIDGNFYMGAYDRTSNYNSTNDYETYRISTQEGASTQRLPNGYYPPAHINVVNDPVHNAASSYSTGMLDMPFHGERHLDRHDAIDASTNTKDIFSSRPGQIRFNDNGRNGLGVNFEGRESQLTLHTSGNASYIFPGQVVRGGEYLGRRGGMINYDDHLHQEYRGSNGQLLNTRQIMDTYNGGNCTSKPGYNYCNFVP is encoded by the coding sequence TTGGTTCAAACTATAGCGACTGGTAAAACTCAGCATTCGACAAGAAATGAGACCAGTGAAAGACTTTGGGGAGCCGTTACAGATTTTGCAGATCAGCTAAGTGGTAACTTTTCTTCTGACGCAGGTTGGATGGAGAAAGATCTAAAAACCGGTGAGATGGTATTCAAACAGAGAACTTGCTTTGTTGCTGGAACGTTAGTCCATACGAAGGATGGTCTGAAGAAGATCGAAGAAATTCAGGTTGGGGATGCGGTTATTTCTTGGAACGAAAAAACCGATGAACTTGAGTTTAACAGAGTAGTAGAAACATATATTCGAAAGACTGATAGAATATATAAACTTACTTACGAGAATGGTAGAGTGGTTGAAACGACCAGCACACATCCATTTTATATTGAAGATAAAGGTTGGGTAGAAGCATATAAGTTATTGATTGGTGATAAATCAGTTTTATCAAATGGCACAACTACCTCTATTGCTTCTATTCAGATTATTTCAGGTCAAGAAACTGTTTACAATTTTCAAGTAGAGAATGCTCATACTTACTTTGTAACTGAAGATGGTATATTGGTTCATAATGCAGGCTTAGGTTACAAGAAAACACTTTGGGATGGTAGTTCAGGGGAATATACTGGGAAACAACTGATTCTCGGAGCCAACAAAGTCTTAGGTTTCGATGTTTATGGTGGAAAAGAATATCAAGAACGCAGGCGTTCCGATGGAAGTTTAGAATATGTACATATCACTCAGGTCGAAGGTGATGACGGTAAGAAGTATGCCCATGAGCGGAGTTATCGGTGGGATACATCTGGTAATAGGTATGAAGATAATTATATATGGAGTGGTAATGGTCGAAATAGAAAGACTGATGGAGAAAAAACTGTGGGCGCGAATGGTTCCGTAATATATCATTCTGAAACGAAAACGAACGCCAAAGGTGAAGTAATCGGCAATAAACTTTATGGAGACAACGGATTGTTTACTTCCGGATATATCAGTCGAAGTGATTATCAGACACCGGATGGAAATGTGAGAAGATCAGAATTATATACTGCTACAACAACTAGACAAGGAGCGACGAATAATGTTTCTGTAAGTGTTACTAGAAATATGCATCAAAATGGTATTGATGGAAATTTTTACATGGGGGCCTATGATAGAACTTCTAATTATAATTCAACGAATGATTACGAAACCTATAGAATTTCGACACAGGAAGGTGCTTCTACTCAAAGATTGCCGAATGGATATTACCCGCCTGCACATATTAACGTAGTTAATGATCCGGTTCATAACGCGGCTTCCAGTTACTCAACAGGAATGTTAGATATGCCTTTTCATGGGGAAAGACATCTTGATAGGCATGATGCCATTGATGCATCGACGAATACTAAAGATATATTTAGTTCTAGACCCGGGCAAATAAGATTTAATGATAATGGTCGTAATGGGTTAGGAGTTAATTTTGAGGGAAGGGAGTCTCAATTGACATTACATACTTCAGGTAACGCTTCCTATATTTTTCCAGGACAAGTTGTGCGTGGTGGAGAATATTTGGGAAGGCGTGGTGGAATGATAAATTATGACGACCATTTGCATCAAGAATATAGGGGATCGAATGGTCAGTTGTTGAATACTAGACAAATAATGGATACATATAATGGTGGAAATTGTACCTCAAAGCCGGGCTATAATTATTGTAATTTTGTGCCGTGA